From a region of the Bacteroidota bacterium genome:
- a CDS encoding ROK family protein codes for MKKVTVGIDIGGTFTKMGIVDREGNCLMNDSIETQTNDNKVETFLNNLHTKIEEMRAQFTGQIELVGIGIGAPNGNYFKGTIENAANLKWKGIVPFVDLFKNYYPGIPIMLTNDAKAAALGEMIYGAAKEMKNFIEITLGTGLGSGFVVNGDLVYGADGFAGELGHTLVKSKGRQCGCGKKGCLETYVSATGIKRTVYKMLADSLEPSELRGISFEDLDGVMITEAAKHGDKLALKVFDYTGKVLGTKLADAVAITRPEAIFLFGGLSLAGDFIFNPTKKYMEEALLPIYRNKIKILPSGLKNNNAAILGASALAWKELEK; via the coding sequence ATGAAAAAAGTAACCGTAGGAATTGACATTGGGGGTACTTTCACTAAAATGGGCATCGTTGACAGGGAAGGCAATTGTCTGATGAATGATAGTATTGAAACGCAAACCAATGATAACAAAGTAGAGACATTCCTGAATAACCTTCATACCAAAATTGAAGAAATGAGGGCACAATTTACCGGCCAAATTGAACTTGTCGGTATTGGAATTGGTGCGCCCAATGGGAATTATTTCAAAGGCACCATTGAAAATGCAGCCAATCTGAAATGGAAGGGAATTGTCCCCTTTGTAGATTTGTTTAAAAATTATTACCCGGGCATCCCCATCATGTTGACCAATGATGCAAAAGCAGCAGCCCTGGGCGAAATGATCTATGGAGCTGCCAAAGAGATGAAAAATTTCATTGAAATCACTCTGGGGACAGGCCTTGGAAGTGGTTTCGTGGTCAACGGCGATCTGGTTTATGGAGCCGACGGCTTTGCGGGAGAATTGGGACATACCCTCGTTAAATCGAAAGGACGCCAGTGTGGATGTGGTAAAAAAGGTTGCCTGGAAACTTACGTATCTGCAACCGGTATTAAAAGAACTGTATATAAAATGCTTGCAGATTCTTTAGAACCCAGCGAACTTAGGGGCATCAGCTTCGAGGACCTGGACGGGGTTATGATTACAGAAGCTGCCAAACATGGAGATAAACTAGCCTTGAAAGTATTTGATTATACCGGCAAAGTGTTAGGGACAAAACTTGCTGATGCTGTTGCAATCACCCGGCCTGAAGCTATTTTCCTTTTTGGAGGTTTATCCCTTGCCGGAGATTTTATTTTCAATCCGACTAAAAAATACATGGAAGAGGCATTGCTTCCTATTTACAGAAACAAAATCAAAATCTTGCCTTCAGGGTTAAAAAATAACAATGCAGCTATCCTTGGTGCAAGTGCATTAGCCTGGAAAGAGCTGGAAAAATAG